A genomic region of Oncorhynchus mykiss isolate Arlee chromosome 2, USDA_OmykA_1.1, whole genome shotgun sequence contains the following coding sequences:
- the LOC110535774 gene encoding glycylpeptide N-tetradecanoyltransferase 2 isoform X1, with product MFAEQVSTYFCIFFLNIYRFSSIMAEDSESAASQQSLELDDQDTCGIDGDNEEENEHMQGSPGGDLGAKKKKKKQKRKKEKPSSGGAKSDSASDSQEIKNPGLPMQKLQDIQRAMELLSCQGPAKSIDEATKHKYQFWDTQPVPKLNEVVTSHGPMEADKDNIRQEPYSLPQGFMWDTLDLSNADVLKELYTLLNENYVEDDDNMFRFDYSPSFLKWALRPPGWLPQWHCGVRVSSNKKLVGFISAIPADIHIYDTLKKMVEINFLCVHKKLRSKRVAPVLIREITRRVNLEGIFQAVYTAGVVLPKPVSTCRYWHRSLNPRKLVEVKFSHLSRNMTLQRTMKLYRLPDSTKTPSLRAMERRDVRQVTELLQKHMRRFQLAPSMGEEEVAHWFLPQDNIIDTFVVEGAGGVLTDFTSFYTLPSTVMHHPQHRSLKAAYSFYSVHTHTPLLDLMNDTLILAKLKGFDVFNALDLMENKVFLEKLKFGIGDGNLQYYLFNWKCPPMDPDMVGLVLQ from the exons atgttcgccgagcaagtgtccacatacttttg catattttttttaaatatatataggTTTTCATCCATAATGGCGGAAGATAGCGAGTCCGCAGCCAGTCAGCAGAGCCTGGAGCTGGACGACCAGGACACCTGCGGAATAGATGGCGATAACGAGGAGGAGAATGAACACATGCAAGG gagtccGGGGGGAGACTTGGGGgctaagaagaagaagaagaaacagaagagaaagaaagagaagccAAGCTCTGGAGGGGCCAAGTCAGACTCTGCCTCAGACTCACAGGAGATAAAG AACCCAGGGCTGCCCATGCAGAAGCTGCAGGACATCCAGAGAGCCATGGAGTTGCTGTCCTGCCAGGGACCAGCTAAGAGCATCGACGAGGCCACCAAACACAAGTACCAGTTCTGGGACACACAGCCAGTACCTAAACTCA ATGAGGTTGTAACCAGCCATGGGCCCATGGAGGCTGACAAGGACAACATCAGACAGGAGCCCTACTCTCTACCACAGGGCTTTATGTGGGACACGCTGGACCTCAGCAACGCTGACGTG ctgaaGGAGTTGTACACCTTGTTGAATGAGAACTATGTGGAGGatgatgacaacatgtttagattTGATTACTCACCCAGCTTTCTCAAATG ggcgtTGCGTCCTCCAGGCTGGTTGCCCCAGTGGCATTGTGGGGTGAGGGTTTCCTCCAATAAGAAACTGGTTGGTTTCATCAGTGCCATTCCTGCTGATATCCACATCTACGAcac cttaAAGAAAATGGTTGAGATCAACTTCCTGTGTGTTCATAAGAAATTGCGTTCAAAGCGTGTGGCTCCAGTTCTGATCAGGGAGATCACACGAAGGGTTAACTTGGAGGGTATATTCCAGGCCGTCTACACGGCAGGAGTGGTACTACCCAAACCTGTGTCTACCTGCAG GTACTGGCATCGTTCTCTGAACCCCAGGAAGCTGGTGGAGGTGAAATTCTCTCACCTGAGCAGAAACATGACGCTGCAGAGAACCATGAAACTGTACAGACTACCAGAC AGCACTAAGACCCCGAGCTTGCGAGCGATGGAGAGGCGTGACGTGCGTCAGGTGACGGAGCTGCTACAGAAACACATGAGACGTTTCCAGCTGGCGCCCTCTATGGGCGAGGAGGAGGTGGCACACTGGTTCCTCCCTCAGGACAACATCATAGACACATTTGTCGTAGAG GGTGCTGGTGGTGTGTTGACAGACTTCACTAGTTTCTACACCCTGCCCTCCACAGTGATGCACCATCCACAGCACAGAAGTCTAAAGGCTGCTTACTCCTTCTacagcgttcacacacacactccactacTGGACCTGATGAATGACACTCTCATACTGGCCAAACTG aAAGGCTTTGATGTGTTTAATGCTCTGGACCTGATGGAGAACAAGGTGTTTCTGGAGAAGCTCAAATTTGGCATCGGAGACGGCAACCTGCAGTATTACCTCTTTAACTGGAAATGTCCCCCCATGGACCccgacatg GTTGGCCTTGTTCTTCAGTAA
- the LOC110535774 gene encoding glycylpeptide N-tetradecanoyltransferase 2 isoform X2, with the protein MAEDSESAASQQSLELDDQDTCGIDGDNEEENEHMQGSPGGDLGAKKKKKKQKRKKEKPSSGGAKSDSASDSQEIKNPGLPMQKLQDIQRAMELLSCQGPAKSIDEATKHKYQFWDTQPVPKLNEVVTSHGPMEADKDNIRQEPYSLPQGFMWDTLDLSNADVLKELYTLLNENYVEDDDNMFRFDYSPSFLKWALRPPGWLPQWHCGVRVSSNKKLVGFISAIPADIHIYDTLKKMVEINFLCVHKKLRSKRVAPVLIREITRRVNLEGIFQAVYTAGVVLPKPVSTCRYWHRSLNPRKLVEVKFSHLSRNMTLQRTMKLYRLPDSTKTPSLRAMERRDVRQVTELLQKHMRRFQLAPSMGEEEVAHWFLPQDNIIDTFVVEGAGGVLTDFTSFYTLPSTVMHHPQHRSLKAAYSFYSVHTHTPLLDLMNDTLILAKLKGFDVFNALDLMENKVFLEKLKFGIGDGNLQYYLFNWKCPPMDPDMVGLVLQ; encoded by the exons ATGGCGGAAGATAGCGAGTCCGCAGCCAGTCAGCAGAGCCTGGAGCTGGACGACCAGGACACCTGCGGAATAGATGGCGATAACGAGGAGGAGAATGAACACATGCAAGG gagtccGGGGGGAGACTTGGGGgctaagaagaagaagaagaaacagaagagaaagaaagagaagccAAGCTCTGGAGGGGCCAAGTCAGACTCTGCCTCAGACTCACAGGAGATAAAG AACCCAGGGCTGCCCATGCAGAAGCTGCAGGACATCCAGAGAGCCATGGAGTTGCTGTCCTGCCAGGGACCAGCTAAGAGCATCGACGAGGCCACCAAACACAAGTACCAGTTCTGGGACACACAGCCAGTACCTAAACTCA ATGAGGTTGTAACCAGCCATGGGCCCATGGAGGCTGACAAGGACAACATCAGACAGGAGCCCTACTCTCTACCACAGGGCTTTATGTGGGACACGCTGGACCTCAGCAACGCTGACGTG ctgaaGGAGTTGTACACCTTGTTGAATGAGAACTATGTGGAGGatgatgacaacatgtttagattTGATTACTCACCCAGCTTTCTCAAATG ggcgtTGCGTCCTCCAGGCTGGTTGCCCCAGTGGCATTGTGGGGTGAGGGTTTCCTCCAATAAGAAACTGGTTGGTTTCATCAGTGCCATTCCTGCTGATATCCACATCTACGAcac cttaAAGAAAATGGTTGAGATCAACTTCCTGTGTGTTCATAAGAAATTGCGTTCAAAGCGTGTGGCTCCAGTTCTGATCAGGGAGATCACACGAAGGGTTAACTTGGAGGGTATATTCCAGGCCGTCTACACGGCAGGAGTGGTACTACCCAAACCTGTGTCTACCTGCAG GTACTGGCATCGTTCTCTGAACCCCAGGAAGCTGGTGGAGGTGAAATTCTCTCACCTGAGCAGAAACATGACGCTGCAGAGAACCATGAAACTGTACAGACTACCAGAC AGCACTAAGACCCCGAGCTTGCGAGCGATGGAGAGGCGTGACGTGCGTCAGGTGACGGAGCTGCTACAGAAACACATGAGACGTTTCCAGCTGGCGCCCTCTATGGGCGAGGAGGAGGTGGCACACTGGTTCCTCCCTCAGGACAACATCATAGACACATTTGTCGTAGAG GGTGCTGGTGGTGTGTTGACAGACTTCACTAGTTTCTACACCCTGCCCTCCACAGTGATGCACCATCCACAGCACAGAAGTCTAAAGGCTGCTTACTCCTTCTacagcgttcacacacacactccactacTGGACCTGATGAATGACACTCTCATACTGGCCAAACTG aAAGGCTTTGATGTGTTTAATGCTCTGGACCTGATGGAGAACAAGGTGTTTCTGGAGAAGCTCAAATTTGGCATCGGAGACGGCAACCTGCAGTATTACCTCTTTAACTGGAAATGTCCCCCCATGGACCccgacatg GTTGGCCTTGTTCTTCAGTAA
- the LOC110535774 gene encoding glycylpeptide N-tetradecanoyltransferase 2 isoform X3 — protein sequence MSSRIHLTSPGGDLGAKKKKKKQKRKKEKPSSGGAKSDSASDSQEIKNPGLPMQKLQDIQRAMELLSCQGPAKSIDEATKHKYQFWDTQPVPKLNEVVTSHGPMEADKDNIRQEPYSLPQGFMWDTLDLSNADVLKELYTLLNENYVEDDDNMFRFDYSPSFLKWALRPPGWLPQWHCGVRVSSNKKLVGFISAIPADIHIYDTLKKMVEINFLCVHKKLRSKRVAPVLIREITRRVNLEGIFQAVYTAGVVLPKPVSTCRYWHRSLNPRKLVEVKFSHLSRNMTLQRTMKLYRLPDSTKTPSLRAMERRDVRQVTELLQKHMRRFQLAPSMGEEEVAHWFLPQDNIIDTFVVEGAGGVLTDFTSFYTLPSTVMHHPQHRSLKAAYSFYSVHTHTPLLDLMNDTLILAKLKGFDVFNALDLMENKVFLEKLKFGIGDGNLQYYLFNWKCPPMDPDMVGLVLQ from the exons ATGAGCTCGCGCATACATCTAAC gagtccGGGGGGAGACTTGGGGgctaagaagaagaagaagaaacagaagagaaagaaagagaagccAAGCTCTGGAGGGGCCAAGTCAGACTCTGCCTCAGACTCACAGGAGATAAAG AACCCAGGGCTGCCCATGCAGAAGCTGCAGGACATCCAGAGAGCCATGGAGTTGCTGTCCTGCCAGGGACCAGCTAAGAGCATCGACGAGGCCACCAAACACAAGTACCAGTTCTGGGACACACAGCCAGTACCTAAACTCA ATGAGGTTGTAACCAGCCATGGGCCCATGGAGGCTGACAAGGACAACATCAGACAGGAGCCCTACTCTCTACCACAGGGCTTTATGTGGGACACGCTGGACCTCAGCAACGCTGACGTG ctgaaGGAGTTGTACACCTTGTTGAATGAGAACTATGTGGAGGatgatgacaacatgtttagattTGATTACTCACCCAGCTTTCTCAAATG ggcgtTGCGTCCTCCAGGCTGGTTGCCCCAGTGGCATTGTGGGGTGAGGGTTTCCTCCAATAAGAAACTGGTTGGTTTCATCAGTGCCATTCCTGCTGATATCCACATCTACGAcac cttaAAGAAAATGGTTGAGATCAACTTCCTGTGTGTTCATAAGAAATTGCGTTCAAAGCGTGTGGCTCCAGTTCTGATCAGGGAGATCACACGAAGGGTTAACTTGGAGGGTATATTCCAGGCCGTCTACACGGCAGGAGTGGTACTACCCAAACCTGTGTCTACCTGCAG GTACTGGCATCGTTCTCTGAACCCCAGGAAGCTGGTGGAGGTGAAATTCTCTCACCTGAGCAGAAACATGACGCTGCAGAGAACCATGAAACTGTACAGACTACCAGAC AGCACTAAGACCCCGAGCTTGCGAGCGATGGAGAGGCGTGACGTGCGTCAGGTGACGGAGCTGCTACAGAAACACATGAGACGTTTCCAGCTGGCGCCCTCTATGGGCGAGGAGGAGGTGGCACACTGGTTCCTCCCTCAGGACAACATCATAGACACATTTGTCGTAGAG GGTGCTGGTGGTGTGTTGACAGACTTCACTAGTTTCTACACCCTGCCCTCCACAGTGATGCACCATCCACAGCACAGAAGTCTAAAGGCTGCTTACTCCTTCTacagcgttcacacacacactccactacTGGACCTGATGAATGACACTCTCATACTGGCCAAACTG aAAGGCTTTGATGTGTTTAATGCTCTGGACCTGATGGAGAACAAGGTGTTTCTGGAGAAGCTCAAATTTGGCATCGGAGACGGCAACCTGCAGTATTACCTCTTTAACTGGAAATGTCCCCCCATGGACCccgacatg GTTGGCCTTGTTCTTCAGTAA
- the LOC110535793 gene encoding ribonuclease P protein subunit p38 isoform X2 has translation MATPGKVSKKERKKQIPAKTSLNSPYRLQWSPLQSDDVHFILDTLKSKLSATGLEKKEVKGFRQWGKKRNKNPPTGHDSVAEPPQITLDTVTPECPVKPREQGWTDVAARRQLAIGINEVTKALERNQLRLVLVCKSVKPPHMTSHLIALCRTRGVAACQVPRLSESVAGLLGLKCVLALGFRQGDRNEDGTFSDTVEAIVPRVPALQVAWIPSPPSETGATVEGQVGEGTAAGQMEVEKREETRGQKRKIEDISPDITECPSCVLQPLKVKKIIPNPYKIRKPKTKKK, from the coding sequence ATGGCCACTCCAGGCAAAGTGTCAAAAAAGGAGCGGAAGAAGCAGATCCCAGCTAAGACGTCCCTGAACTCCCCCTACAGACTGCAATGGAGCCCACTGCAGAGTGATGATGTACACTTCATCCTGGACACTCTGAAGAGCAAACTGTCAGCAACTGGCCTGGAAAAGAAAGAGGTGAAAGGGTTTCGACAGTGGGGGAAAAAGAGAAATAAGAACCCACCTACAGGACATGACTCGGTAGCTGAGCCCCCACAGATAACCCTCGACACTGTAACACCGGAATGTCCTGTTAAACCCAGAGAGCAAGGCTGGACTGACGTAGCCGCTAGGAGGCAGCTGGCCATCGGCATCAATGAGGTCACCAAGGCTCTGGAGAGGAACCAGCTCCGGCTGGTGCTCGTGTGCAAGTCGGTCAAACCGCCGCACATGACGAGCCACCTGATAGCTCTGTGCCGGACGCGGGGCGTGGCGGCATGCCAGGTGCCGCGTCTCAGTGAGAGTGTGGCGGGACTGCTGGGGCTGAAGTGCGTCCTGGCACTGGGATTCAGACAAGGGGACAGGAACGAGGATGGGACGTTCTCCGACACTGTGGAAGCCATTGTACCCAGAGTGCCTGCTCTGCAGGTTGCCTGGATACCAAGCCCTCCCAGTGAAACAGGTGCAACAGTTGAGGGGCAGGTGGGAGAGGGAACAGCTGCAGGGCAAATGGaggtggaaaagagagaggagacaagaggccAAAAACGGAAAATTGAAGACATTTCTCCAGACATTACAGAATGTCCATCCTGCGTACTTCAGCCTCTTAAAGTGAAAAAGATTATCCCGAACCCCTATAAAATACGGAAACCAAAGACCAAGAAAAAGTAG
- the LOC110535793 gene encoding ribonuclease P protein subunit p38 isoform X1: protein MGHMIKMATPGKVSKKERKKQIPAKTSLNSPYRLQWSPLQSDDVHFILDTLKSKLSATGLEKKEVKGFRQWGKKRNKNPPTGHDSVAEPPQITLDTVTPECPVKPREQGWTDVAARRQLAIGINEVTKALERNQLRLVLVCKSVKPPHMTSHLIALCRTRGVAACQVPRLSESVAGLLGLKCVLALGFRQGDRNEDGTFSDTVEAIVPRVPALQVAWIPSPPSETGATVEGQVGEGTAAGQMEVEKREETRGQKRKIEDISPDITECPSCVLQPLKVKKIIPNPYKIRKPKTKKK from the exons ATGGGTCATATG ATAAAGATGGCCACTCCAGGCAAAGTGTCAAAAAAGGAGCGGAAGAAGCAGATCCCAGCTAAGACGTCCCTGAACTCCCCCTACAGACTGCAATGGAGCCCACTGCAGAGTGATGATGTACACTTCATCCTGGACACTCTGAAGAGCAAACTGTCAGCAACTGGCCTGGAAAAGAAAGAGGTGAAAGGGTTTCGACAGTGGGGGAAAAAGAGAAATAAGAACCCACCTACAGGACATGACTCGGTAGCTGAGCCCCCACAGATAACCCTCGACACTGTAACACCGGAATGTCCTGTTAAACCCAGAGAGCAAGGCTGGACTGACGTAGCCGCTAGGAGGCAGCTGGCCATCGGCATCAATGAGGTCACCAAGGCTCTGGAGAGGAACCAGCTCCGGCTGGTGCTCGTGTGCAAGTCGGTCAAACCGCCGCACATGACGAGCCACCTGATAGCTCTGTGCCGGACGCGGGGCGTGGCGGCATGCCAGGTGCCGCGTCTCAGTGAGAGTGTGGCGGGACTGCTGGGGCTGAAGTGCGTCCTGGCACTGGGATTCAGACAAGGGGACAGGAACGAGGATGGGACGTTCTCCGACACTGTGGAAGCCATTGTACCCAGAGTGCCTGCTCTGCAGGTTGCCTGGATACCAAGCCCTCCCAGTGAAACAGGTGCAACAGTTGAGGGGCAGGTGGGAGAGGGAACAGCTGCAGGGCAAATGGaggtggaaaagagagaggagacaagaggccAAAAACGGAAAATTGAAGACATTTCTCCAGACATTACAGAATGTCCATCCTGCGTACTTCAGCCTCTTAAAGTGAAAAAGATTATCCCGAACCCCTATAAAATACGGAAACCAAAGACCAAGAAAAAGTAG